The Oceanotoga teriensis genome has a window encoding:
- a CDS encoding DUF5685 family protein yields MYGYISIYFKPSEEERRNYLYHYCGMCHNLKANFGNLYRPTIIKEVVLFSIMQNETKDIKEFKCPWMKFGTRYRPNQMEFLDKYSYLNLLIIYGKLIDYKLEGYPISLKFLKKIKEKLSNEYDNNFLCEYEKLMEYQDEIEKSRLDIDCYAKPTQLLMNLLFKKFFNAQNATLPVSIGTLIYIVDSIYDFSKDIKRKKFNAISNSFDIKDLQELEINDKERLLFTYDLCSMDIMEEYEKYTLHNKHLVKKLLSFSINYHRYKITSILNGGENNERCEKQDIKWSI; encoded by the coding sequence ATGTACGGATATATTTCTATTTATTTTAAGCCAAGTGAAGAAGAAAGAAGAAATTATTTATATCATTATTGTGGAATGTGTCATAATTTAAAGGCAAATTTTGGTAATTTATATAGACCAACTATAATAAAAGAAGTTGTTCTTTTTTCTATTATGCAAAATGAAACAAAAGATATAAAAGAATTCAAATGTCCATGGATGAAATTTGGAACGAGATATAGACCAAATCAAATGGAATTTTTAGACAAATATTCATATTTGAATCTGTTAATTATATATGGTAAACTTATAGATTATAAACTTGAAGGATATCCAATTTCTTTAAAATTTTTAAAAAAAATAAAAGAAAAACTTTCAAATGAATATGATAATAATTTTTTATGTGAATATGAAAAATTAATGGAATATCAAGATGAAATAGAAAAATCAAGACTAGATATAGACTGTTATGCAAAACCGACACAACTTTTGATGAACTTATTATTTAAGAAATTTTTTAATGCTCAAAATGCAACATTGCCAGTAAGTATAGGTACTTTGATTTATATAGTTGATTCAATTTATGATTTTTCTAAAGATATTAAAAGAAAAAAATTTAATGCTATTTCAAATTCTTTTGATATTAAAGATTTACAAGAATTAGAAATTAATGATAAAGAAAGACTTTTATTTACTTATGATCTATGTTCAATGGATATTATGGAAGAATATGAAAAATACACTTTACATAATAAACATTTAGTTAAAAAACTCTTAAGTTTTTCTATCAATTATCATAGATATAAAATAACTTCTATATTAAATGGAGGGGAAAATAATGAAAGATGTGAAAAACAAGATATTAAATGGTCAATTTAA
- the ftsZ gene encoding cell division protein FtsZ has translation MPFEIDDNDKTKNIFSKKSHYTIKVIGVGGAGNNAIQRMVTKGVEDVELIAANTDVQVLESNPTESKIQLGKELTRGLGAGGDPSVGRDSAIESTDEIKEILKGTDLLFITAGLGGGTGTGAAPVISDIATNMGILTVAIVTMPFHFEGSTKERLALNGLQNLKHSVDSLIKISNDKLIDNGENIPIDKAFEKADDILYQAITGISDLITKPGMINLDFADVASVLKIKGSAMLGIGLAKGERRAEDAIKNALNSKLLEDQVRNANAALVNIAGKNPTTEDVRIINEILRSYAIDDAKLKMGISIVEMPPEVIKVTVVASGYDKLPGEDNYLDLYEQPALYRQFGKTIVTDEMSKLEKFLNENVMGE, from the coding sequence ATGCCTTTTGAAATTGATGATAATGATAAAACTAAAAATATATTTTCTAAGAAATCTCATTATACTATAAAAGTTATTGGAGTCGGTGGAGCTGGAAATAACGCAATACAAAGAATGGTGACAAAAGGTGTTGAAGATGTCGAACTTATAGCAGCTAATACAGATGTCCAAGTTTTAGAATCCAATCCAACAGAGTCTAAAATCCAACTTGGAAAAGAATTGACAAGAGGATTAGGTGCTGGTGGAGATCCTTCAGTGGGGAGAGATTCTGCGATTGAAAGTACTGATGAAATTAAAGAAATTCTTAAAGGAACAGATCTACTGTTTATAACGGCTGGACTTGGCGGTGGAACTGGAACTGGTGCAGCACCAGTTATTTCTGATATTGCTACTAATATGGGAATTTTAACTGTTGCCATAGTTACAATGCCTTTTCATTTTGAAGGATCTACAAAAGAGAGATTGGCATTAAATGGTTTACAAAATTTAAAACATTCTGTTGATAGTTTAATAAAAATTTCAAATGATAAATTAATAGATAATGGAGAAAATATACCTATAGATAAAGCTTTTGAAAAAGCTGATGATATTTTATACCAAGCTATAACAGGTATATCAGATTTGATAACTAAACCAGGAATGATAAATCTTGATTTTGCTGATGTCGCATCTGTTTTAAAAATAAAAGGTTCAGCTATGCTTGGAATAGGTTTGGCAAAAGGTGAAAGAAGAGCTGAAGATGCTATAAAAAATGCATTGAATTCAAAATTACTTGAAGATCAAGTTAGAAATGCTAATGCTGCATTGGTAAACATAGCTGGTAAGAATCCTACAACCGAAGATGTTAGAATAATAAATGAAATTCTTAGATCTTATGCAATTGATGATGCTAAACTCAAAATGGGAATTTCTATAGTTGAAATGCCACCAGAAGTTATAAAAGTTACAGTTGTTGCCTCTGGATATGATAAATTACCTGGAGAAGATAATTATCTTGATCTTTATGAACAACCAGCTTTATACAGACAGTTTGGAAAAACGATAGTTACTGATGAAATGTCAAAACTTGAAAAGTTTTTAAATGAAAATGTTATGGGCGAATAA
- a CDS encoding DUF721 domain-containing protein encodes MDFIGDILKKMSKKDNVIKKVYNISIIKKNWNELFTDKLNIYTEPVEYYPRDKILIISCQDNIVMQEMLFLRKQVIDKINSYFNEVVVKEIKVIRRCTND; translated from the coding sequence TTGGATTTTATCGGAGACATTTTAAAAAAAATGTCAAAAAAAGATAATGTAATAAAAAAAGTTTATAATATTTCTATAATAAAGAAAAATTGGAATGAACTTTTTACTGATAAGCTCAATATTTATACAGAGCCTGTTGAGTATTACCCAAGAGATAAAATACTGATTATTTCCTGCCAAGATAATATTGTAATGCAGGAAATGCTTTTTTTGAGAAAACAGGTTATAGATAAGATAAACTCTTATTTCAATGAAGTAGTAGTCAAAGAAATAAAAGTAATACGGAGGTGTACCAATGATTGA
- a CDS encoding KamA family radical SAM protein: MKVNYIHKLDNMKYISKEKLEKLKEVSKKYKFRSNEYYLSLIDWKDENDPIRKIIIPQYSELDEWGIEDASKEYSYTISKGLQHKYKDTVLLLINDLCGGFCRFCFRKRLFINIGDEVTRDITTDLRYIEENKEITNVLLTGGDPLLLSTKKLNDIIKKLRDIDHIKIIRIGTKLPAFYPFRIIEDETLHSLIQNYSTPEKRLYFMLHINHPNEITHYTIKSIDILLKNGAQVVNQTPILKGINDDVKTLKKLFQKLSYIGVPPYYVFQNRPVMGNKPFALEVEKGYINFLKALEEISGLAKRPKFVMSHETGKIEISGITKDKIMFKYHRANKEENKNKFMIYKRNPRAFWFDDYEYLLEEYKY; this comes from the coding sequence TTGAAAGTAAATTATATACATAAACTTGATAATATGAAGTATATATCTAAAGAGAAATTAGAAAAATTAAAAGAGGTATCAAAAAAATACAAATTTAGATCTAATGAATATTATTTATCACTTATAGACTGGAAAGATGAAAATGATCCAATAAGAAAGATTATTATTCCACAGTATTCAGAATTAGATGAATGGGGTATTGAAGATGCTTCAAAAGAATATTCTTATACTATATCCAAAGGATTGCAGCATAAATATAAAGATACTGTTTTATTGCTTATAAACGATTTATGTGGTGGATTTTGTAGATTTTGTTTTAGAAAAAGATTATTCATAAATATAGGTGATGAAGTAACGAGAGATATAACTACAGATTTAAGATATATAGAAGAAAATAAAGAAATTACTAATGTTTTATTGACAGGCGGAGATCCGCTTTTATTATCTACAAAAAAATTGAATGATATAATAAAAAAGTTGAGAGATATAGATCATATTAAAATAATAAGAATAGGAACAAAATTACCTGCATTTTATCCTTTTAGAATTATTGAAGATGAAACTTTACATAGTTTAATTCAAAATTATTCTACTCCAGAAAAAAGATTATATTTTATGCTTCATATAAACCATCCCAATGAAATTACACATTATACTATTAAATCCATAGATATTTTATTAAAGAATGGTGCACAAGTTGTAAATCAAACACCTATACTTAAAGGAATAAATGATGATGTAAAAACATTAAAAAAATTATTCCAAAAACTATCTTATATTGGAGTCCCACCATACTATGTTTTTCAAAATAGACCTGTAATGGGTAATAAACCTTTTGCATTAGAAGTTGAAAAAGGATATATAAATTTTTTAAAAGCTCTTGAAGAAATATCAGGTCTTGCAAAAAGGCCAAAATTTGTCATGTCTCATGAAACAGGAAAAATAGAAATAAGTGGAATTACAAAAGATAAAATAATGTTTAAATACCATAGAGCTAATAAAGAAGAAAATAAAAATAAATTTATGATATATAAAAGAAATCCAAGAGCATTTTGGTTTGATGATTATGAATATCTTCTTGAAGAATATAAATATTGA
- a CDS encoding CBS domain-containing protein yields MKAKDIMQRDLTSIMEDENIERFIKICQRHGLSALPVINGDFKLVGYLSESGVISASLPGYLSLMESSAFIPDSHQFFKGLSKILDKPVSDFMSDKPFKVYIDDTVLHVADVIIKNKLKIIPVVDHDDKLVGIIRRIGLLSKAARGEIGEEDE; encoded by the coding sequence ATGAAAGCTAAAGATATAATGCAAAGAGATTTAACTTCGATTATGGAAGATGAAAATATAGAAAGATTTATAAAAATTTGTCAGAGACATGGATTATCTGCATTGCCTGTTATAAATGGAGATTTTAAATTAGTAGGATATTTAAGTGAAAGTGGAGTTATAAGTGCTTCTTTACCGGGATATTTGAGTTTAATGGAAAGCTCAGCATTTATACCTGATAGTCATCAATTTTTTAAAGGATTATCCAAAATACTTGATAAACCAGTATCTGATTTTATGAGCGATAAACCATTTAAAGTATATATTGATGATACTGTTTTACATGTTGCCGATGTAATAATAAAAAATAAATTAAAAATAATTCCTGTTGTTGATCATGATGATAAACTTGTAGGTATTATAAGAAGAATAGGTCTTTTGAGTAAAGCAGCAAGAGGAGAGATTGGCGAAGAAGATGAGTAA
- a CDS encoding DNA gyrase/topoisomerase IV subunit B: MIEKSYTGNQIKVLKGLEPVRMRPGMYIGSTSKAGLNHMVYEIVDNGVDEHINGYCTELSVILNADDTVEVLDNGRGIPVDMHPTEKKSTLEVVMTVLHAGGKFDKNAYKVSGGLHGVGASVVNALSEFFEVKVFKDGDVYYQRYQRGVPDEPVKIIDKSDKSGTYIRFKPDTEIFEDEDISVESISIENRLKEIAFLNPNLVINFVDNKKGKKEKFHFSGGLKQFLDYYMKKRKKQLLTDSISITGSYLYKKGEPELQLDLELGYTNSDENTIISFVNNIRTIDGGEHEVGFKTALTRLINEYAKKHNILKEKDENFTGEDVREGMIAILHVKMANPIFEGQTKGKLGSKLARESVNNIMNEFLTIYFDSHIKETKAIIERVKVAQRRRIAAKKARDSVKRKSIFENSTLPGKLADCISRDLNESEIFIVEGDSAGGNAKQARHRNYQAILPLRGKILNAEKKDMIKLLKNEQILNITTALGTGIGEEFDISKLRYGKIIIMTDADVDGAHIRTLILTFFYRYMRELIEEGHVYIAQPPLYKYEVGKESFYLYTDEELEQKKKEYLDKKYKLQRYKGLGEMNPDQLWDTTMDREQRKMLKIKIEDLMMANEAIEILMGDDPSLRRTFIEENAYKIKELDI, translated from the coding sequence ATGATTGAGAAATCTTATACAGGTAATCAAATTAAAGTTTTAAAAGGGCTTGAACCTGTAAGAATGAGACCAGGTATGTATATTGGATCAACTTCAAAAGCCGGATTAAATCATATGGTTTATGAAATAGTTGATAATGGAGTCGATGAACATATAAATGGTTATTGTACCGAACTCAGTGTTATTTTAAATGCTGATGATACAGTTGAAGTACTTGATAATGGTAGGGGAATTCCAGTTGATATGCATCCAACTGAGAAAAAGAGTACTTTAGAAGTAGTTATGACTGTATTACATGCAGGGGGTAAGTTTGATAAAAATGCATATAAAGTTTCTGGAGGTCTTCATGGAGTTGGAGCTTCAGTTGTAAATGCTTTAAGTGAATTTTTTGAAGTGAAAGTTTTTAAAGATGGAGATGTTTATTATCAAAGATATCAGAGAGGGGTACCTGATGAACCTGTTAAGATAATTGATAAATCTGATAAGTCTGGAACATATATAAGATTTAAACCAGATACTGAAATATTTGAAGATGAAGATATTTCAGTTGAATCAATTTCAATAGAAAATAGACTTAAAGAAATAGCTTTTTTAAATCCTAATTTAGTTATTAATTTTGTGGACAATAAAAAAGGTAAAAAAGAAAAATTTCATTTTAGTGGTGGACTTAAACAATTCTTAGATTATTATATGAAAAAAAGAAAAAAACAACTTTTGACAGACTCTATATCTATAACAGGATCTTATTTATATAAAAAAGGTGAACCAGAGCTTCAGTTAGATCTTGAGCTTGGTTATACTAATTCAGATGAAAACACTATAATATCTTTTGTTAATAATATAAGAACTATAGATGGTGGAGAACATGAAGTTGGTTTTAAAACAGCTCTTACAAGACTTATAAATGAATATGCTAAAAAACATAATATACTAAAAGAAAAAGATGAAAATTTTACTGGTGAAGATGTAAGAGAGGGTATGATTGCTATTTTACATGTTAAAATGGCTAATCCTATTTTTGAAGGTCAGACAAAAGGAAAATTGGGTTCTAAACTTGCCAGAGAATCTGTTAATAATATAATGAATGAGTTTTTGACTATATATTTTGATAGTCATATTAAAGAAACTAAGGCTATAATTGAAAGAGTTAAAGTTGCTCAAAGAAGAAGAATTGCAGCAAAAAAAGCTAGAGATTCTGTTAAGAGAAAATCAATATTTGAAAATTCAACATTACCTGGAAAACTTGCTGATTGTATTTCAAGAGATTTGAATGAATCGGAAATATTTATAGTAGAAGGAGATTCAGCAGGTGGTAATGCTAAACAAGCTAGACATAGAAATTATCAGGCTATTTTGCCTTTAAGAGGTAAAATATTAAATGCAGAAAAAAAAGATATGATAAAACTTTTAAAAAATGAACAAATATTGAATATTACAACTGCTCTAGGTACAGGCATAGGGGAAGAATTTGATATATCAAAATTAAGATATGGTAAGATAATAATAATGACAGATGCCGATGTAGATGGTGCACATATAAGAACTTTAATATTGACATTTTTTTACAGATATATGAGAGAATTAATTGAAGAAGGTCATGTATATATAGCTCAACCACCTCTTTATAAATATGAAGTTGGTAAAGAGTCTTTTTATTTATATACAGATGAAGAGCTTGAACAAAAGAAAAAAGAATATTTGGATAAAAAATATAAATTACAAAGATATAAAGGGCTTGGTGAAATGAATCCAGACCAATTATGGGATACAACTATGGATAGAGAGCAAAGAAAAATGTTAAAAATTAAAATAGAAGATCTTATGATGGCTAATGAAGCTATTGAAATATTAATGGGAGATGATCCAAGTTTAAGAAGAACTTTTATAGAAGAAAATGCATATAAAATTAAGGAATTAGATATTTAA
- a CDS encoding GspE/PulE family protein, with the protein MKMLWANKNINIKNLKNEDNDNIYNKIFYELNNDGITDYHFTPHKDFVDISVRYNGDLIKIEKIFKNQYNRLLNRILINCGLDIIKDFKNLDGSFELNDNFYRVSFMKSFFGISCVMRKLKNIEKININIPTKIEKKILEYVNNKSGLIIFSGPTGSGKTTTLNYYLNKLKDKMKIHTIDNPIEYIISGIVQISLLNNESIDILKYILRQDPELISVGEIRERSYAKFLFETITTGHYVFSTVHSDSIENVLNRFYSMGIKNEIIKFTDMILNQRLLPGICKNCKGKGCKECMNTGKKGFFSIFDCLILNDDVKKYLLNNTLNFERIKNFNFISKEEQFKDLKEKGLLYF; encoded by the coding sequence ATGAAAATGTTATGGGCGAATAAAAATATAAACATTAAAAATTTAAAGAATGAAGATAATGATAATATATATAATAAAATTTTTTATGAGTTGAATAATGATGGAATAACAGACTATCATTTTACTCCTCATAAAGATTTTGTTGATATAAGTGTTAGATATAATGGAGATCTCATAAAAATAGAAAAAATATTTAAAAATCAATATAATAGACTTTTAAATAGAATACTTATAAATTGTGGATTAGACATAATAAAAGACTTTAAAAATTTAGATGGTTCTTTCGAATTAAATGATAATTTCTATAGAGTCTCATTTATGAAATCTTTTTTTGGTATAAGTTGTGTTATGAGAAAATTAAAAAATATTGAAAAAATAAATATAAATATTCCTACAAAAATAGAAAAAAAGATATTAGAATATGTAAATAATAAAAGTGGACTTATAATATTTTCTGGTCCTACAGGATCGGGAAAAACAACAACTTTAAATTATTATTTGAATAAATTAAAAGATAAAATGAAAATACACACTATTGATAATCCGATTGAATATATCATATCTGGGATAGTTCAAATATCTTTACTTAATAATGAAAGTATTGACATTTTAAAGTATATTTTAAGACAAGATCCAGAATTAATTTCTGTTGGTGAGATAAGAGAAAGATCATATGCAAAATTTTTATTTGAAACAATAACTACGGGTCATTATGTTTTTAGTACTGTACACTCTGATAGTATTGAAAATGTTTTAAATAGATTTTATTCTATGGGTATTAAAAATGAAATAATAAAGTTTACAGACATGATACTCAATCAAAGATTATTACCAGGTATTTGTAAAAATTGTAAAGGTAAAGGTTGCAAAGAATGTATGAATACTGGTAAAAAAGGATTTTTTAGTATTTTTGATTGCTTAATATTAAATGATGATGTAAAAAAATATTTATTAAATAATACTTTAAACTTCGAAAGAATAAAAAATTTTAATTTTATATCTAAAGAAGAACAATTTAAAGATCTTAAAGAAAAGGGTTTATTATATTTTTAG
- a CDS encoding cell division FtsA domain-containing protein, whose translation MAKEYLIGLDIGSYYTKGILFEYENDKFKPLNYKKIKSDGIINGEIQDVEAIRQTITSIINSFQNELPKKTKNVEVAIGYSTNNLYIDQENYTAEYSQKKEIKDSDLKKIKNHIVSKYTDESKIILDSKFMKFILDNKSVRNPISFFVQESLSTSLNIVWVPENSFALLINVFKNIIVDSQIPIYDSALSAAYAVTNANDRDIGVTVIDFGYHMCRIVIFKNGIPKLYYAFSYGMKYVLKDICNVLKTSEDEAHRLLVEEAVCLRDTKTIKKIDFELISGSGYSYVSQNLLNKIVFARIREIISRLNGELSKIGYEKTSEVGALQGGIVITGGGSNLKNVDMTIKDLMGSNFRKGNLTLNMFYEVPDELKNDPEFLPVFGIVERFRLDMIESVDNTNQNVEPTQDKKEKKEKNKKGFFKSIMQKLTGGEDDAF comes from the coding sequence ATGGCTAAAGAGTATTTAATAGGTTTAGATATAGGTAGTTATTATACAAAAGGTATTCTTTTTGAATATGAAAATGATAAATTTAAACCTTTAAATTATAAAAAAATAAAATCTGATGGAATTATAAATGGAGAAATTCAAGATGTTGAAGCGATAAGACAAACTATAACTTCAATAATAAACTCTTTTCAAAATGAATTGCCTAAAAAGACTAAAAATGTTGAAGTTGCGATAGGATATTCTACAAACAATTTGTATATAGATCAAGAAAATTATACTGCAGAATATTCTCAGAAAAAAGAAATTAAAGATTCAGACTTGAAAAAAATAAAAAATCATATAGTATCAAAATATACAGATGAATCTAAGATTATTCTTGATTCAAAATTTATGAAATTCATACTGGATAATAAAAGCGTTAGAAATCCTATATCTTTTTTTGTTCAAGAATCATTAAGTACTTCATTAAATATTGTTTGGGTACCTGAAAATTCATTTGCTCTATTAATAAATGTGTTTAAAAATATAATAGTTGATTCACAAATACCAATTTATGATTCGGCTTTGTCTGCGGCATATGCGGTTACAAATGCTAATGATAGAGATATAGGAGTAACTGTTATAGATTTTGGTTATCATATGTGTAGAATTGTAATATTTAAAAATGGTATACCAAAATTGTATTATGCTTTTTCTTATGGTATGAAATATGTTTTAAAAGATATTTGTAATGTCCTTAAAACCTCGGAAGATGAAGCTCATAGACTTTTAGTTGAAGAAGCTGTATGTCTTAGAGATACTAAAACTATAAAAAAAATAGACTTTGAATTGATATCTGGTAGTGGTTACTCATATGTTTCACAAAATCTTTTAAATAAAATAGTATTTGCAAGAATAAGAGAAATAATAAGTAGACTTAATGGAGAACTTTCAAAAATCGGATATGAAAAAACATCAGAAGTTGGAGCACTTCAAGGAGGAATTGTTATAACTGGAGGAGGCTCTAATCTTAAAAATGTTGATATGACTATTAAAGATTTGATGGGAAGTAATTTTAGAAAAGGAAATCTTACTTTGAACATGTTTTATGAAGTTCCCGATGAATTAAAAAATGATCCTGAATTTTTGCCAGTTTTTGGTATCGTTGAAAGATTTAGACTTGATATGATTGAATCGGTTGACAATACTAATCAAAATGTTGAACCAACTCAAGATAAGAAAGAAAAAAAAGAAAAAAATAAAAAAGGTTTTTTTAAATCGATCATGCAAAAACTCACCGGGGGTGAAGATGATGCCTTTTGA
- the mtaB gene encoding tRNA (N(6)-L-threonylcarbamoyladenosine(37)-C(2))-methylthiotransferase MtaB has product MSKNVSMITFGCKLNQAETQAMADKLNCIGYNITFDEKNGKNDIYVINTCTVTSEAERKIRQLIRRIKRKNNYVKVIAVGCYVHTDAEKLKDIGADLVLGNLEKKFIDKYINDSGVILNKSYWLKNQDKIITPEKSFDDRTRIFIPIEEGCLNACSYCRIIFSRGTSIRSLPINKVLKAISNYIDLGYKELVLTGINLNQFGFDNAETLTELLEKIEENFGEDDIRIRLTSMYPEYVDKKMVEIIFNSKIFEKHVHLSIQHFSNKILNLMGRKYDKNKIIEAIELFRERDKFFSITSDIIVGFPYEEDEDFQELLNSIKDMKILKVHGFRFSARPGTKASKMENQVLGNIKKDRIETLNLNSKNISEDYRKELIGKEVTILSEKIDDNYIYGYDEYYIHHKCDFKNINPVKNKFYRVKIQDISDEGVSSYVL; this is encoded by the coding sequence ATGAGTAAAAATGTTTCTATGATTACTTTTGGTTGTAAACTTAATCAAGCTGAAACGCAAGCTATGGCGGATAAGTTGAACTGTATAGGTTACAATATAACTTTTGATGAAAAAAACGGAAAAAATGATATTTATGTTATTAATACATGTACAGTTACTTCTGAGGCAGAAAGGAAAATAAGACAACTAATAAGAAGAATTAAAAGAAAAAATAATTATGTTAAAGTTATTGCAGTGGGTTGTTATGTTCATACCGATGCAGAAAAACTTAAAGATATAGGAGCAGATCTTGTTTTAGGAAATCTTGAAAAAAAATTTATAGATAAATATATAAATGATTCAGGAGTTATTCTAAATAAATCTTATTGGTTAAAAAATCAAGATAAGATAATAACTCCTGAAAAGTCTTTTGATGATAGAACAAGGATATTTATACCCATTGAAGAAGGTTGTTTGAATGCATGTTCTTATTGCAGAATAATATTTTCTCGTGGAACTTCGATAAGATCACTTCCTATAAATAAAGTTTTAAAAGCCATATCAAATTATATAGATCTTGGATATAAAGAATTAGTTCTTACCGGAATAAATTTAAACCAATTTGGATTTGACAATGCAGAAACTTTAACAGAACTTTTAGAAAAGATAGAAGAAAATTTTGGTGAAGATGATATTAGAATAAGATTGACTTCTATGTATCCAGAATATGTAGATAAAAAAATGGTTGAAATTATTTTTAATTCTAAAATATTTGAAAAACATGTACATCTCTCAATACAACACTTCTCCAATAAAATATTAAATCTTATGGGAAGAAAGTATGACAAAAATAAAATAATTGAGGCTATTGAATTATTTAGAGAAAGAGATAAGTTTTTTTCTATTACAAGCGATATAATTGTTGGATTTCCATATGAGGAAGATGAAGATTTTCAAGAACTTTTAAATTCCATAAAAGACATGAAAATTTTAAAAGTTCATGGTTTTAGATTTTCGGCGAGACCAGGTACTAAAGCATCTAAAATGGAAAATCAGGTACTTGGTAATATAAAAAAAGATAGAATTGAAACTCTTAATTTGAATAGTAAAAATATATCAGAAGATTATAGAAAAGAACTTATTGGAAAAGAAGTTACTATTCTTTCTGAAAAAATTGATGATAACTATATTTATGGGTATGATGAATATTATATTCATCATAAATGTGATTTTAAAAATATAAATCCTGTAAAAAATAAATTTTACAGGGTTAAAATACAAGATATTTCAGATGAAGGAGTGAGTTCTTATGTTTTATAA
- a CDS encoding aminotransferase class IV → MFYNGKEWVEYPLINADDMGFMSGYTVYEVFRTYKKIPFALKKHYKRMKKSADFMGLDMPSFDKLLEVTNQALTIHNFEEFRFRMYITPETTKNKTFYFFVEELIEDNQVFEDGIVINIARERKPFNPVIPYYVKSPLNGFIKYVHKKYDYYYESIILNEYGYVTECTFSNIFYVSGNVLITPHISSGVLPGITRDNVLSLANNLSMEVEEKQNVEIWELLSAEEVFLSHTSMGVVPVRRIFPDFTFAAPGLVTETLMDNWKEFILNDSTNWEGI, encoded by the coding sequence ATGTTTTATAATGGTAAAGAATGGGTAGAGTATCCGTTGATAAACGCAGATGATATGGGGTTTATGAGTGGTTATACTGTATATGAAGTTTTTAGAACTTATAAAAAGATTCCATTTGCATTAAAAAAACATTATAAACGAATGAAAAAATCAGCAGACTTTATGGGTCTTGATATGCCTTCATTTGATAAATTACTTGAAGTTACTAATCAAGCTTTAACTATACACAATTTTGAAGAGTTTAGATTTAGAATGTATATTACTCCTGAAACAACTAAGAATAAAACATTTTATTTTTTTGTTGAAGAATTGATAGAAGATAATCAAGTATTTGAAGATGGAATAGTTATAAATATTGCCAGAGAACGTAAACCATTTAATCCAGTTATCCCATATTATGTGAAATCTCCTTTGAATGGTTTTATAAAATATGTACATAAAAAATATGATTATTATTATGAATCAATTATATTAAATGAATATGGTTATGTTACAGAGTGTACTTTTTCAAATATTTTTTATGTAAGTGGTAATGTATTGATTACTCCACATATATCTTCAGGAGTTTTACCAGGTATAACAAGAGATAATGTTTTAAGTCTTGCTAATAATCTTTCAATGGAAGTTGAAGAAAAACAAAATGTTGAAATATGGGAATTACTTTCAGCAGAAGAAGTCTTTTTAAGCCATACTTCAATGGGAGTTGTACCGGTTAGAAGAATTTTTCCTGATTTTACATTCGCAGCTCCTGGTTTAGTTACGGAAACTCTTATGGATAATTGGAAAGAATTTATTTTAAATGATTCAACCAATTGGGAGGGTATTTAA